In Symmachiella dynata, the following are encoded in one genomic region:
- a CDS encoding reverse transcriptase family protein — MSFFDSILRWLGLKKTPPTGQDRANERRGKLRRRRGRLGHIYMVPLRRRQGPRATDPAEDAGEESAESPYRFARFGGYGEYRDLSKDSNPERLHQFGLPQLCTPSDIANWLEMPCGRLAWLIHRFDDGGRAAHVPQAHYHYSWLKKRGGGYRLVEAPKPILKAIQRKILREILDRIPLHNAAHGFVAGRSICTNAQPHVGQRVVLKFDLENFYANVSFSRVVAIFRSIGFSREAAIWLGRLTTALPPERLPAPGGDRSVVRPYLSRHLPQGAPTSPALANLSCYALDLRLAGMARAFGATYTRYADDLTFSGDQHLIDSLNVFIPLVTKIVRSERFTVHAGKRKVVRNNQQQRVTGVVVNERLNVSRKDYDRLKAILTNCVRHGAATQNREQRADFAAHLRGRIGHVQSIHPDRGRKLQAIFDRIDWRS; from the coding sequence ATGAGCTTCTTCGATTCCATTCTCCGCTGGCTCGGATTGAAAAAAACGCCCCCCACGGGGCAGGATCGCGCTAATGAACGGCGTGGGAAACTCCGTCGCCGTCGCGGCCGTTTGGGACACATCTACATGGTCCCCTTGCGTCGCCGGCAAGGCCCGCGTGCCACAGATCCAGCAGAGGATGCTGGTGAGGAATCCGCCGAATCTCCCTACCGCTTTGCGCGTTTTGGAGGTTACGGCGAATACCGCGATCTCAGCAAAGATAGTAACCCCGAACGTCTCCACCAATTCGGCTTGCCCCAGCTTTGCACGCCCAGCGACATCGCTAATTGGCTGGAGATGCCCTGCGGCCGCTTGGCATGGCTGATTCATCGCTTTGACGATGGTGGCCGCGCAGCGCATGTTCCGCAGGCCCATTATCATTACAGTTGGTTAAAAAAACGGGGCGGTGGGTATCGGCTCGTTGAGGCGCCCAAACCGATCCTCAAGGCGATCCAACGAAAAATCCTTCGTGAAATTCTTGATCGGATTCCACTACACAACGCAGCACATGGTTTTGTCGCCGGCCGATCGATTTGTACCAATGCCCAACCGCACGTGGGGCAGCGCGTGGTTTTGAAATTCGACCTCGAGAATTTCTATGCCAACGTTAGCTTCTCACGCGTAGTCGCTATTTTTCGCAGCATTGGATTTTCTCGCGAGGCAGCCATTTGGCTAGGACGGCTAACCACTGCGTTGCCACCTGAGCGCCTGCCGGCGCCGGGCGGTGATCGGAGCGTGGTCCGTCCCTATTTATCGCGACATTTGCCACAAGGCGCCCCGACCTCGCCCGCATTGGCCAATCTGTCTTGTTATGCATTGGACCTGCGTTTGGCCGGCATGGCCCGCGCTTTCGGTGCCACCTACACCCGCTACGCCGACGACCTCACCTTTTCGGGCGATCAACACCTAATCGATAGTCTGAATGTTTTTATTCCGCTGGTCACAAAGATCGTGCGGTCCGAACGCTTTACCGTTCACGCCGGAAAACGGAAAGTTGTTCGCAATAATCAACAGCAACGTGTCACGGGTGTGGTGGTCAATGAGCGGCTGAATGTTTCTCGCAAAGATTACGACCGTCTCAAAGCGATTTTGACGAACTGCGTCCGGCACGGAGCAGCGACGCAAAACCGTGAACAGCGGGCGGACTTTGCCGCGCACCTGCGCGGTCGCATCGGCCATGTCCAGAGCATCCATCCCGATCGCGGACGCAAGCTACAGGCCATCTTTGATCGCATCGATTGGCGCAGCTAG
- a CDS encoding site-2 protease family protein has translation MLGNVEPTQYDLRFTIFGIPVRVHPLFWVLSIMVLRGCEELDLIFVGVCCIFLSILVHELGHALVTKWFGWSPNIVLYYFGGVAQFLPDRGFTPLRSILISLAGPFAGFLLWGLTWAGVFAIVLFGVDHHISPAGNFALNFLIWINLYWTLFNLLPIYPLDGGQVARALFSWMMPNRGLSESLKLSILTGFGAGAFLVLNEYYFAALYCIAFALVNFQELQERSRYG, from the coding sequence ATGCTGGGCAACGTCGAGCCAACACAATATGACCTGCGGTTTACGATTTTCGGGATCCCGGTCCGCGTCCATCCGCTGTTTTGGGTGTTGTCAATCATGGTCCTCAGAGGATGCGAAGAATTGGATTTAATCTTCGTTGGGGTTTGCTGTATTTTTCTTTCGATTCTCGTTCATGAATTGGGCCACGCATTGGTGACCAAATGGTTTGGCTGGTCTCCTAATATTGTGCTGTATTATTTCGGCGGAGTAGCACAATTCCTACCGGATCGCGGATTTACTCCGCTACGGTCGATCCTGATTTCCCTGGCCGGCCCTTTTGCCGGGTTTCTGTTGTGGGGTCTAACGTGGGCTGGCGTCTTTGCCATCGTGTTGTTTGGGGTAGATCACCACATTTCCCCAGCAGGCAACTTCGCATTGAACTTTCTGATCTGGATCAATTTATATTGGACGTTATTCAACTTGTTACCCATCTATCCGCTCGACGGCGGACAGGTCGCCCGCGCGCTCTTTAGCTGGATGATGCCCAATCGTGGGTTATCGGAGTCCTTAAAATTGTCGATTCTGACCGGATTTGGAGCGGGCGCATTTTTAGTTTTGAATGAATACTATTTCGCGGCGCTCTACTGCATTGCTTTTGCATTGGTCAACTTCCAAGAGTTACAAGAACGCTCCCGCTATGGATAG
- a CDS encoding glycerate kinase type-2 family protein, translating to MDPTPLGRQALEIWLSGVDAVRSERLLQSAVRRKGDRIAICDEQFSLPDIGKIAVVGGGKAGAGMAAALENVLGQQLLDEKVTGWINVPADCVRPLHKIHLHAARPAGVNEPTAEGVAGANQILEIVEQLGPRDLCLVLISGGGSALLPAPVPEISLADKQDVTRFLMHAGATIHELNTVRKQLSRIKGGGLLRHCRAGRTISLLISDVIGDPLDIIASGPTVEDHSTAADAIAVLEKYAGSPPDVPQTVLDYLKQSETEKSPHAAALSPVTNHVIGNNRMAVAAAAARARELGYAVHDLGSDNAGEANECGIELANLCRSIRDDHQIVAPPVCVISGGEPVVHVVPTDKPRKGGRNQQLVLAALDVLWHDGLPRIAILSGGTDGEDGPTDAAGALADAGILEKAVENNLDPRSYLAINDSYTFFDACGGLIKTGPTHTNVMDLRVAVIS from the coding sequence ATGGATCCAACTCCTCTTGGCCGACAAGCACTCGAAATCTGGCTGTCCGGCGTCGATGCGGTGCGTTCCGAACGCTTGTTGCAATCCGCCGTCCGTCGCAAAGGCGATCGAATTGCGATTTGTGACGAACAATTTTCGCTGCCCGATATCGGAAAAATTGCCGTCGTTGGCGGCGGCAAAGCGGGGGCGGGAATGGCGGCGGCCCTCGAAAACGTGTTGGGTCAGCAGCTCCTCGATGAGAAGGTCACTGGCTGGATCAACGTACCGGCCGATTGCGTGCGGCCGCTGCACAAAATTCACCTGCATGCGGCGCGTCCCGCAGGAGTGAACGAACCGACCGCAGAGGGAGTGGCCGGGGCGAACCAAATTCTAGAGATTGTTGAACAACTGGGGCCCCGTGATCTTTGCTTAGTGCTAATTTCCGGCGGAGGAAGCGCTCTGTTGCCGGCGCCGGTACCTGAGATATCGCTGGCTGACAAACAAGACGTGACCCGCTTTTTGATGCATGCCGGCGCAACGATTCATGAACTCAACACGGTCCGCAAACAGTTGTCCCGGATCAAAGGGGGCGGCCTACTCAGGCATTGCCGGGCGGGGCGAACGATTTCGCTACTGATTTCCGACGTGATTGGCGATCCGTTGGACATCATCGCCTCTGGGCCAACGGTCGAAGATCATTCCACGGCCGCCGATGCAATTGCCGTTTTAGAAAAATACGCCGGCAGTCCTCCCGACGTGCCGCAGACTGTTTTGGACTATTTGAAACAAAGCGAAACAGAAAAATCACCGCACGCCGCGGCCTTGTCGCCGGTCACGAATCACGTCATCGGCAATAACCGCATGGCGGTTGCCGCTGCAGCGGCGCGGGCGCGGGAGTTGGGTTATGCCGTGCACGATCTCGGCTCGGACAATGCGGGGGAAGCCAACGAATGTGGTATCGAATTAGCGAACTTGTGCCGGTCCATTCGCGACGACCACCAAATCGTCGCTCCGCCGGTCTGCGTGATCAGCGGTGGTGAGCCGGTCGTGCATGTGGTGCCAACGGACAAACCGCGAAAGGGCGGCCGCAATCAACAACTGGTGTTGGCCGCGTTGGATGTGCTATGGCACGACGGGTTGCCGCGAATCGCGATACTTTCCGGTGGGACGGATGGTGAAGACGGCCCCACCGATGCGGCTGGCGCGTTGGCCGATGCGGGTATCTTGGAAAAGGCTGTTGAAAATAACCTGGACCCGCGCAGCTATTTGGCTATCAACGACTCGTATACGTTTTTTGATGCCTGCGGCGGATTGATCAAAACGGGTCCGACGCATACCAACGTAATGGATCTGCGCGTGGCGGTGATTTCGTAA